A genome region from Variovorax paradoxus includes the following:
- a CDS encoding extracellular solute-binding protein translates to MQRRHLIQAAGALPLATLAARTAFAFDGPELYAGEKALYAEAQKEGLCVSFDTGPEWANWKSLFAAFKKRYPEVELTYNDIGSAATVVALEKTRRRPQADTAYYFAASGVDAAKKDLVAPFKPANFDKLPAVFREAEGRWFTIHTLNIAFLVNRKLVKNVPTGWADLLKPEFKGTVVYLDPRSTGIGQVLTFAAAYANGGSVDNVQPGTDYLGTLHAAGNVLRVEGTTPYAKFLKGEIPVWISYENDGLKAKHVDGMGDAVEVVIPKEASVAAPYAISLVKNGANPNAGKLWLNFIMSEAGQALFAQGFVRPAVPGTPLSADVAAKMPPAPQIRPLDVVKASERKADVDKLWAQAALGK, encoded by the coding sequence ATGCAACGCAGACATCTGATCCAGGCCGCCGGCGCATTGCCATTGGCCACGCTCGCCGCCCGCACCGCCTTCGCCTTCGACGGCCCCGAGCTCTATGCGGGCGAGAAGGCGCTGTATGCCGAAGCGCAGAAGGAAGGCCTGTGCGTGTCCTTCGACACCGGCCCCGAATGGGCCAACTGGAAGTCGCTGTTCGCCGCCTTCAAGAAGCGCTACCCCGAAGTCGAACTGACCTACAACGACATCGGCTCCGCCGCCACCGTGGTCGCGCTCGAGAAGACCAGGCGCCGCCCGCAGGCCGACACCGCCTACTACTTCGCGGCCTCGGGCGTCGATGCCGCGAAGAAGGACCTGGTCGCGCCCTTCAAGCCCGCCAACTTCGACAAGCTGCCCGCGGTGTTCCGCGAGGCCGAGGGCCGCTGGTTCACCATCCACACGCTCAACATCGCGTTCCTCGTGAACCGGAAACTGGTGAAGAACGTGCCCACGGGCTGGGCCGACCTGCTCAAGCCCGAGTTCAAGGGCACGGTGGTGTACCTCGACCCGCGCTCCACCGGCATCGGCCAGGTGCTGACCTTTGCTGCCGCCTATGCCAACGGCGGCAGCGTCGACAACGTGCAGCCCGGCACCGACTACCTGGGCACGCTGCATGCGGCCGGCAACGTGCTGCGCGTGGAAGGCACCACGCCGTACGCCAAGTTCCTCAAGGGCGAGATCCCGGTGTGGATCAGCTACGAGAACGACGGGCTGAAGGCCAAGCACGTGGACGGCATGGGCGACGCGGTGGAGGTGGTGATCCCGAAGGAGGCCAGCGTGGCCGCGCCCTACGCAATCAGCCTTGTGAAGAACGGCGCGAACCCCAACGCCGGCAAGCTGTGGCTCAACTTCATCATGAGCGAGGCCGGCCAGGCGCTGTTCGCGCAGGGCTTCGTGCGCCCCGCCGTGCCGGGCACGCCGCTCTCCGCCGATGTCGCCGCCAAGATGCCGCCCGCGCCGCAGATCCGCCCGCTCGATGTCGTCAAGGCTTCCGAGCGCAAGGCGGACGTCGACAAGCTCTGGGCGCAGGCCGCGCTGGGGAAGTAG
- a CDS encoding ABC transporter permease: protein MRRFGAWPAWAFMALFFAVPLAALLPEAFAEGGSAFGRLFGNPLFFGALRNTLALGLAAGAISALVGTCIAIELARQPGHRRQWMMTLLGLPLAFSGLVIAYGFILAFGRAGFVTQLLAGLGADPAVIGSWIYSVSGLGFAYAYYLIPRVALSLYPVFANLDLRPAQAARTLGASKARAFWDTVVPEVMPSVLSNACMVAAIAMGTYGTALALVGTQLNILPLMLLAQVGDGGSDFAVAAALSLVLMVVCVIVMGVGDVVTRRRERGAVGAGH from the coding sequence ATGCGACGCTTCGGCGCCTGGCCCGCGTGGGCCTTCATGGCGCTCTTCTTCGCGGTGCCGCTCGCGGCGCTGCTGCCCGAGGCCTTTGCCGAGGGCGGCAGCGCCTTCGGGCGGCTGTTCGGCAACCCGCTGTTCTTCGGCGCGCTGCGCAACACGCTGGCGCTCGGGCTGGCGGCGGGCGCGATCTCGGCGCTGGTGGGCACGTGCATCGCGATCGAGCTCGCACGGCAGCCCGGGCACCGGCGCCAATGGATGATGACCTTGCTGGGCCTGCCGCTCGCGTTCTCGGGGCTGGTGATTGCCTACGGCTTCATCCTGGCCTTCGGCCGCGCGGGCTTCGTGACGCAGCTGCTCGCGGGGCTGGGGGCCGACCCGGCCGTGATCGGCAGCTGGATCTACAGCGTGTCGGGCCTGGGCTTCGCCTATGCCTATTACCTGATCCCGCGCGTGGCGCTATCGCTCTACCCGGTGTTCGCCAACCTCGACCTGCGCCCGGCGCAGGCGGCGCGCACGCTGGGTGCGTCGAAGGCGCGCGCGTTCTGGGACACGGTGGTGCCCGAGGTGATGCCCTCGGTGCTGTCGAACGCCTGCATGGTGGCCGCCATCGCGATGGGCACCTACGGCACCGCGCTCGCGCTGGTGGGCACGCAGCTCAACATCCTGCCGCTGATGCTGCTCGCGCAGGTGGGCGACGGCGGTTCGGATTTCGCGGTGGCAGCGGCCTTGTCGCTGGTGCTGATGGTGGTGTGTGTGATCGTGATGGGAGTGGGCGATGTCGTTACGCGAAGGCGCGAGCGCGGTGCTGTCGGCGCCGGTCACTGA
- a CDS encoding TIGR00725 family protein has translation MSLREGASAVLSAPVTEALRRLAQKQWGPQRHRQPVAMLGPGDGGPAECEAAYAVAHALAGAGMAVVCGGRGGVMAAASRGAVEAGGIAVGILPEDDDRNANEWLSVAIPTGMGEMRNGIIARSGVCLVAIGGNMGTLSEMAMGLKWGKPVFVMHGDVALPGAVQALDVDDMLMKVLGCLLG, from the coding sequence ATGTCGTTACGCGAAGGCGCGAGCGCGGTGCTGTCGGCGCCGGTCACTGAGGCGCTGAGGCGCCTGGCGCAGAAGCAGTGGGGGCCGCAGCGCCATCGCCAGCCAGTGGCCATGCTGGGCCCCGGCGACGGCGGACCAGCCGAGTGCGAGGCCGCCTACGCGGTGGCGCATGCGCTGGCCGGCGCGGGCATGGCGGTGGTGTGCGGCGGGCGCGGCGGCGTCATGGCCGCGGCCTCGCGCGGCGCGGTGGAAGCCGGCGGCATCGCGGTGGGCATCCTGCCGGAAGACGACGACCGCAATGCCAACGAATGGCTCAGCGTGGCCATCCCCACCGGCATGGGCGAGATGCGCAACGGCATCATCGCGCGCAGCGGGGTGTGCCTGGTCGCCATCGGCGGCAACATGGGCACGCTGTCGGAAATGGCAATGGGCCTGAAGTGGGGCAAGCCGGTGTTCGTGATGCACGGGGACGTGGCGCTGCCGGGGGCGGTGCAGGCGCTCGACGTGGACGACATGCTCATGAAGGTGCTGGGCTGCCTGCTGGGTTGA
- a CDS encoding AMP nucleosidase, with the protein MPYMPTFVAPARFTDAAAALEQVKAIYQGGLSHLRESMLRFVAGEALPGRVRACYPFVRVHTHTVSRHTPPANAGLSYGFVAGPGRYETTLTRPDLFSRYYLDQFRLLLENHQVELEVGTSTQPIPIHFSFAENDHIEGTMSNERRALMRDVFDLPDLGVMDDGIANGTFEARDGEAQPLSLFTAARVDYSLHRLRHYTGTAPEWFQNFVLFTNYQFYIDEFVRLGHEAMADENSEYIAFIEPGNVITRRRGLAAGQSEAFAHLLDGSQGTAPPRLPQMPAYHLVREDYSGITMTNIGVGPANAKTITDHIAVLRPHAWMMLGHCAGLRNTQQLGDYVLAHAYVREDHVLDEELPLWVPIPALSEIQLALEKAVADVTRYEGPDLKKIMRTGTVASTDNRNWELLPGNQPQRRFSQSRAVALDMESATIAANGFRFRVPYGTLLCVSDKPLHGEIKLPGMANHFYRERVEQHLRIGMRAIDILREEGSSRLHSRKLRSFAEVAFQ; encoded by the coding sequence ATGCCCTACATGCCCACTTTCGTCGCCCCCGCCCGCTTCACCGACGCCGCCGCAGCACTCGAACAGGTCAAGGCCATCTACCAGGGCGGCCTTTCCCACCTGCGCGAGTCGATGCTGCGCTTCGTGGCTGGCGAGGCGCTGCCCGGCCGGGTGCGGGCCTGCTACCCGTTCGTGCGGGTGCACACGCACACCGTCTCGCGCCACACGCCGCCGGCCAATGCGGGCCTGAGCTACGGCTTCGTGGCCGGACCCGGCCGCTACGAGACCACGCTGACGCGGCCCGATCTCTTCTCGCGCTACTACCTCGACCAGTTCCGCCTGCTGCTGGAAAACCACCAGGTCGAGCTCGAGGTGGGCACCAGCACGCAGCCCATCCCGATTCACTTCTCGTTCGCGGAGAACGACCACATCGAAGGCACGATGAGCAACGAGCGCCGCGCGCTCATGCGCGACGTGTTCGACCTGCCCGACCTGGGCGTGATGGACGACGGGATCGCCAACGGCACCTTCGAGGCGCGCGACGGCGAGGCGCAGCCGCTGTCGCTGTTCACGGCCGCGCGGGTCGACTACTCGCTGCACCGCCTTCGCCACTACACGGGCACCGCGCCGGAGTGGTTCCAGAACTTCGTGCTGTTCACCAACTACCAGTTCTACATCGACGAGTTCGTGCGCCTGGGCCACGAGGCGATGGCCGACGAGAACAGCGAGTACATCGCCTTCATCGAGCCGGGCAACGTCATCACGCGGCGGCGCGGGCTGGCCGCGGGCCAGAGCGAGGCCTTCGCCCACCTGCTGGACGGCAGCCAGGGCACCGCGCCGCCGCGGCTGCCTCAGATGCCCGCCTACCACCTCGTGCGCGAGGACTACAGCGGCATCACCATGACCAACATCGGCGTGGGCCCGGCCAATGCCAAGACGATCACCGACCACATCGCGGTGCTGCGCCCGCACGCCTGGATGATGCTCGGCCACTGCGCCGGCCTGCGCAACACGCAGCAGCTCGGCGACTACGTGCTCGCCCACGCCTACGTGCGCGAGGACCACGTGCTCGACGAGGAACTGCCGCTGTGGGTACCCATTCCGGCGCTGTCGGAAATCCAGCTCGCGCTGGAGAAGGCGGTGGCCGACGTCACGCGCTACGAAGGCCCCGACCTGAAGAAGATCATGCGCACCGGCACGGTGGCCAGCACCGACAACCGCAACTGGGAGCTGCTGCCGGGCAACCAGCCGCAGCGCCGCTTCAGCCAGAGCCGCGCCGTGGCGCTGGACATGGAAAGCGCGACCATCGCGGCCAACGGCTTCCGCTTCCGGGTGCCCTACGGCACGCTGCTGTGCGTGAGCGACAAGCCGCTGCACGGCGAGATCAAGCTGCCCGGCATGGCCAACCACTTCTACCGCGAGCGCGTGGAGCAGCACCTGCGCATCGGCATGCGGGCCATCGACATCCTGCGCGAGGAGGGCTCGAGCCGGCTGCACAGCCGCAAGCTGCGCAGCTTCGCGGAAGTCGCGTTCCAGTAA
- a CDS encoding Bug family tripartite tricarboxylate transporter substrate binding protein, protein MTQSRSVPLTRRSFSAWIAASAAAVGGGQAALWPRAAHAADAPLSSRLRIVIPANEGGGWDQTGRALGAAMLASGAVGNVVYENIGGKGGTIGLAKYAEKYDADPDTILMSGMVMVGAVALQKPTVTMASMTPIARLTSDYEVVAVKADSPLKTPKDLIAQLRSDAANTVIAGGSAGGVDHMYAGMLARVAEASQSLVYQAHPGGAEVVEALDSGKAAAGISGYSEFSEGLASGRLRAIGVSSKRPFQGIASVREQGVDADLANWRGVLTGRKVPPYRKAALLTVVRRATATDLWQKTIKQNNWDPFWMEGKDFENFLETDTAMAGPLIYLLKLKA, encoded by the coding sequence ATGACCCAGTCGCGTTCCGTACCTCTCACCCGCCGCAGCTTCTCGGCATGGATCGCGGCCTCGGCCGCGGCCGTCGGCGGGGGGCAAGCAGCCCTGTGGCCGCGCGCGGCGCACGCCGCCGACGCACCGCTGAGCAGCAGGCTTCGCATCGTGATTCCCGCCAACGAAGGCGGCGGCTGGGACCAGACGGGCCGCGCGCTCGGCGCCGCGATGCTGGCCTCCGGCGCGGTCGGCAACGTGGTGTACGAGAACATCGGCGGCAAGGGCGGCACCATCGGCCTGGCGAAGTACGCCGAGAAATACGATGCCGATCCCGACACGATCCTGATGAGCGGCATGGTCATGGTCGGCGCGGTGGCGCTGCAGAAGCCCACGGTCACGATGGCCAGCATGACGCCCATCGCCCGCCTCACCAGCGACTACGAGGTGGTTGCCGTGAAGGCCGACTCCCCTCTCAAGACACCGAAGGACCTGATCGCGCAATTGCGCAGCGACGCGGCCAACACCGTGATCGCGGGCGGCTCGGCCGGCGGCGTGGACCACATGTACGCCGGCATGCTGGCCCGCGTGGCCGAAGCCTCGCAGTCGCTGGTCTACCAGGCCCATCCAGGCGGCGCGGAAGTCGTCGAGGCGCTCGACAGCGGCAAGGCCGCCGCGGGCATCTCGGGCTACAGCGAATTCAGCGAAGGCCTGGCCAGCGGCAGGCTGCGCGCCATCGGCGTGTCGTCGAAGCGGCCGTTCCAGGGCATCGCGTCGGTGCGCGAGCAGGGCGTGGACGCCGACCTCGCCAACTGGCGCGGCGTGCTCACCGGCCGCAAGGTGCCCCCGTACCGCAAGGCGGCACTGCTGACCGTGGTGCGGCGCGCCACCGCCACGGACCTGTGGCAGAAAACCATCAAGCAGAACAACTGGGACCCGTTCTGGATGGAGGGCAAGGATTTCGAGAATTTCCTCGAAACCGACACGGCGATGGCTGGGCCGCTGATCTATCTGCTCAAGCTCAAGGCCTGA
- a CDS encoding Bug family tripartite tricarboxylate transporter substrate binding protein gives MPHPVPAGLSRRHLAAWMASAAAAGAMPALWPRLAGAAEPQLVPKLRIVIPANEGGGWDQTGRALGAAMVASGAVGEIGYENIGGKGGTIGLAKYVEKYDADPDTILMSGMVMVGAVALQKPPVTIAQVAPVARLTSDYEVVAVKADSPIRTPKDLIAQLRADASKTVIAGGSAGGVDHMYAGMLARVAGNTAGLVYQAHPGGAQVVEALEAGKAAAGISGYSEFSDHLANGKLRAIGVSSKRPFLGIPSVREQGVDADLANWRGVLTGKKVPAERRAVLLEAVRRATAADLWQKTIKRNNWDSYWMAGKDFESFLDLDTAMAGPLIYLLKLKA, from the coding sequence ATGCCGCATCCCGTGCCAGCCGGCCTCTCCCGTCGCCACCTCGCTGCATGGATGGCATCGGCCGCCGCCGCGGGCGCGATGCCTGCGCTTTGGCCTCGCCTGGCCGGTGCGGCCGAGCCGCAACTGGTGCCCAAGCTGCGCATCGTGATTCCCGCCAACGAGGGCGGCGGCTGGGACCAGACCGGCCGCGCGCTCGGCGCGGCAATGGTGGCCTCCGGCGCGGTCGGCGAGATCGGATACGAAAACATCGGCGGCAAGGGCGGCACCATCGGCCTGGCGAAGTACGTCGAGAAGTACGACGCCGATCCCGACACGATCCTGATGAGCGGCATGGTCATGGTCGGCGCGGTCGCGCTGCAGAAGCCGCCGGTCACCATCGCGCAGGTCGCGCCGGTGGCCCGCCTCACGAGCGACTACGAAGTGGTGGCGGTCAAGGCCGACTCGCCCATCAGGACGCCGAAGGACCTGATCGCCCAGCTGCGCGCCGACGCGTCGAAGACGGTGATCGCCGGCGGCTCGGCCGGCGGCGTGGACCACATGTATGCAGGCATGCTGGCGCGCGTGGCAGGCAACACGGCAGGCCTGGTCTACCAGGCGCACCCCGGCGGCGCGCAGGTGGTGGAAGCGCTCGAAGCCGGCAAGGCGGCCGCGGGCATCTCGGGCTACAGCGAGTTCAGCGACCACCTCGCCAACGGCAAGCTGCGCGCCATCGGCGTGTCGTCCAAGCGGCCGTTCCTGGGCATTCCGTCGGTGCGCGAGCAGGGCGTGGACGCCGACCTCGCCAACTGGCGCGGCGTGCTCACCGGCAAGAAGGTGCCCGCCGAGCGCCGTGCCGTGCTGCTGGAAGCCGTTCGCCGCGCCACCGCGGCGGACCTCTGGCAGAAGACCATCAAGCGCAACAACTGGGATTCGTACTGGATGGCGGGCAAGGACTTCGAGAGCTTCCTCGACCTCGACACCGCCATGGCCGGTCCGCTGATCTACCTGCTGAAGCTCAAAGCCTGA
- a CDS encoding helix-turn-helix transcriptional regulator — MDTLATSTDTADFHLARLAGAIAEPARARMLGCLMDGHARTATELAAVAEVAASTASAHLARLKDERLVELLVQGKHRYFRLANDDVAAALESLMVVAGAPRTPGFSPSTPSRLRSARTCYDHMAGTVGVALHDRLHAQGWLSGLQTGAYDLTHEGAVALESLGVDVDTVRRSRRRFACACLDWSERRPHLGGALGAAWLQLSLRRGWVRQELDGRALTLTPKAQREMPELFA; from the coding sequence ATGGATACGCTCGCCACCTCCACCGACACCGCCGACTTTCACCTGGCTCGCCTCGCCGGCGCCATCGCCGAGCCGGCGCGTGCCCGCATGCTCGGCTGTCTCATGGACGGCCACGCGCGCACCGCCACCGAGCTGGCCGCCGTGGCCGAAGTGGCCGCGTCGACCGCCAGCGCGCACCTCGCGCGACTGAAGGACGAGCGCCTCGTCGAACTGCTGGTGCAGGGCAAGCACCGCTATTTCCGACTGGCCAACGACGACGTGGCCGCGGCGCTCGAAAGCCTGATGGTGGTGGCCGGCGCGCCGCGCACGCCCGGGTTCAGCCCCAGCACGCCGAGCCGCCTGCGCAGCGCGCGCACCTGCTACGACCACATGGCCGGCACGGTGGGCGTGGCGCTGCACGACCGGCTGCATGCGCAGGGCTGGCTCAGCGGCCTGCAGACCGGTGCCTACGACCTCACGCACGAAGGTGCCGTCGCACTGGAAAGCCTGGGCGTGGACGTCGACACCGTGCGCCGCTCGCGCCGCCGCTTCGCCTGTGCCTGCCTCGACTGGAGCGAGCGCCGCCCGCACCTCGGCGGCGCGCTCGGCGCTGCGTGGTTGCAGCTGTCGCTGCGCCGCGGCTGGGTGCGGCAGGAACTCGACGGCCGCGCCCTCACGCTCACGCCGAAGGCGCAGCGCGAGATGCCGGAACTCTTTGCATGA